One window of the Anopheles cruzii chromosome 2, idAnoCruzAS_RS32_06, whole genome shotgun sequence genome contains the following:
- the LOC128268065 gene encoding uncharacterized protein LOC128268065: MKLPVLLFGLVCYAVASESPGFFIKLSKSVPRIGRRGDLENFFLKQSKSVPRIGRRAGGYYVLPREGATPEPEGSASNWFERYMKTVKRVAPEDAGKSYKKIRPLDLNHIIDILSDDLFFGSDLKFISWEVLDEALEEDPELLQKLGSLARDKEVQQLKKMLGDHGDEQLQYVPIDRNEINAASSRAYMYRLDRATDPTKERLEYQQ, from the exons ATGAAGCTTCCAGTGCTGTTGTTCGGTCTCGTCTGTTACGCCGTGGCCAGCGAATCGCCCGgatttttcatcaaactcTCCAAGAGTGTACCGCGCATCGGACGACGTGGTGATTTGGAAAACTTCTTCCTCAAACAATCGAAAAGCGTCCCGAGGATTGGGCGTCGTGCAGGAGGATACTATGTG CTCCCACGTGAAGGTGCAACACCAGAACCGGAAGGAAGTGCTTCGAACTGGTTCGAGCGGTATATGAAAACGGTGAAACGGGTTGCGCCGGAGGATGCTGGCAAGTCGTACAAGAAGATCCGACCACTCGATCTGAATCACATCATCGATATTCTTTCGGACGATCtgttcttcggttccgaccTAAAGTTCATCTCCTGGGAGGTGTTGGACGAGGCCCTCGAGGAAGATCCGGAACTGTTGCAGAAACTGGGCTCACTAGCTCGGGACAAAGAGGTGCAGCAGCTGAAGAAAATGCTCGGTGACCACGGCGATGAGCAGTTACAGTACGTCCCAATTGATCGCAATGAGATCaacgcggccagcagcagggccTACATGTACAGATTGGACCGCGCGACCGATCCGACCAAGGAGCGTCTCGAGTACCAGCAGTGA